A stretch of DNA from Microlunatus sp. Gsoil 973:
CAGATCCTCGCCGACCACCTCGGCCGCTTCCGTGACATCTTCGACGTTGCCGCGATCGGCATGGCGACCCTGACGCTGAATGGGACCGTTGTCCGGGCCAACCGCGCGCTGGCCTCACTGTTCCTTGCCCAGCCGCACGAGCTCGTCGGGGTGGACTACGGACGGTTGACCAGCGGCCGGGGTGCGCAGTTCGACGAGGCGCTCGAGTCGATCAAGCGTGGCGAGGATTCGTTCGCGTTCGAGCACCAGGTGGCCGGCTACAGCACGCCGCAGATCGCCCGGGCGACCTTGGCACCGGTGCACGACTCCGAGGGCGTACCGCTGTTCGCGTTCCTCCAGGTCCAGGACATCACCGCCCAACGCGCCGCCGAGGACCGCTTCCGGCGCAGTGAGGAACGCTTCCGGCTGTTGGTCAGCGCCGTCCAGGAGTACGCCATCTTCATGCTGGACACCGAAGGCCGGGTGATCAGCTGGAACGCCGGCGCGCAGCGGATCAAGGGCTATCGCGCGGAGGAGATCGTCGGGAAGCACTTCCGGGTCTTCTATCCCGAGCAGCAGCAACGCATCAGGCATCCCGAGGACGAGTTGCGGATCGCCCTGCAGCGCGGCAGTTACGCCGAGGAGGGTTGGCGGATCCGGAAGGATGGCGGACGGTTCTGGGCGAGCGTGGTGATCACCGCGGTGTTCGACGACGCGGGCAAGCATGTCGGCTTCGCCAAGGTGACCCGCGATCAGACCGAACGGCGCCTGGCCGAGGAGGGCCGGGAGCGGGTGCTGGAGCAGCAGCTCCGGCTGCTGGCCGTGACCGGACACGAACTGGGTACGCCGACCGCGGTGATCGACGCCACTGTGGAGAGTGTGTTGGGCGACGATCAGTTGTCGGAGAAGGAACGGACGCGACTGCTGACCGAGGTGCGCACCAGCACCCGGCGGCTGCAGAACCTTTCCTCGGACCTGTTGACCGCCTCGCGGATCGACGCCGGCAGTCTGACCCTGCGGCCCTCGCCGACCACCCTCGCATCGGTCCTGCACGGTGCTGCCGACCGGGCCCGGATCGCTGCACCGGCAGCCGACGTCAGGGTTTCCGGTGATCTCGACGCGGATCTCACTGTGGACCCGGTACGCATCGGGCAGGCGGTGGACAACCTGATCGGCAACGCCCTGCGCCACGGCAGGCCGCCCGTGTTGGTCGAGGGACGGATCGCGCCCGCAGATCCTGATCGAGTGATCATCAAGGTCAGCGACTCCGGTCCCGGCGTCGATCAGGAGATCCGCGACCGGTTGTTCGATCGCTTCGTCGCCGGGACCCGGGCGGGCGGTGCCGGACTGGGTCTGTACGTCGTGCAGGAGGTCAGCCGGCTGCACGGTGGCGAGGCCCGGTACGAGCCGCCCGCGGAGGAGCACCCGGGTGGCTTCGTTCTCGAGATCCCCCGCCACGCTCAATCCGAGAGTTCCTGATCACTGGGCCGACTGCGAGCCGGCCCCCACGTACGGCCCTCCAGCACGGTCCTGAAGTTCGGCCCGCACCACGGACTCTGGTCCCGACCCACGTCCCCTGGACGCGGCCGGCACACATCCCCGGCCGCCGCCGAATTGGTAACACGCGGCACGAATTCGGGCGCCATGGCCAGCGAACGGGCGGATTTGGTGGCACGTGTTACCAATTCGACGCAGCAGGGCGTCCCAACAGAACCGCATCCCATGCCGGAGGACGTCCACGCAGAACCTCGTCGAATCGGTAACACGTGGGACCAATTCGACTGCCGAAGTGCATGGCGGCGGCCGAATGATGCCACGTGTTACGAAATCGACGACCGGCCCGTGGGCTCGGACCGGTCGTCGAATCGGAAGCGGATGGTCGGCCGACGCCGCCCGGAGCTGCTGCTCAGAGGTACTGGCCGGTGTTCGACACGGTGTCGATCGAGCGGCCGGGCTGGGTGCCCTTGTTGGAGGAGATCAGCGTACGGATGAAGACGATCCGCTCGCCCTTCTTGCCGCTGATCTTGGCCCAGTCGTCCGGGTTGGTGGTGTTGGGCAGATCCTCGTTCTCGGCGAACTCGTCGACGATCGCCTGCATCAGGTGACCGATCCGCAGGCCCTTCGACCCGGTGTCGAGGAACTCCTTGATCGCCATCTTCTTCGCCCGGTCGACGATGTTCTGGATCATCGCGCCGGAGTTGAAATCCTTGAAGTACAAGATCTCCTTGTCCCCGCCGGCGTAGGTGACCTCGAGGAACTGGTTCTCCTCGGAGTCGTCGTACATCCTGGCGACGGTCCGCTCGATCATCGCCTCGACGGTACGCTGACGGTCGCCGCCGAACTCCCGCAGATCCTCCTCGTGCAACGGCAGAACGGCGGTCAGGTACTTGCTGAAGATGTCCCGGGCCGCCTCGGCGTCCGGGCGTTCGATCTTGATCTTCACGTCCAGCCGGCCCGGCCGCAGGATGGCGGGATCGATCATGTCCTCACGGTTCGAGGCGCCGATGATGATCACGTTCTCCAGACCCTCGACACCATCGATCTCGCTCAACAGCTGCGGCACGATCGTGTTCTCCACATCGGAGGACACGCCGGTGCCACGGGTCCGGAACAGCGAATCCATCTCGTCGAAGAAGACGATCACCGGCATACCGTCGGTGGCCTTCTCCCGTGCCCGCTGGAACACCAGCCGGATGTGCCGTTCGGTCTCGCCGACGTACTTGTTCAGCAGCTCCGGACCCTTGATGTTGAGGAAGAAGCTGCGTCCCTCGCGGCCGGTCCGCTCGGTCACCTTCTTGGCCAGCGAGTTCGCCACCGCCTTGGCGATCATGGTCTTGCCACAACCGGGCGGGCCGTAGAGCAGGATGCCCTTCGGCGCCTTCAGGTAGTGCTCGGCGAAGAGATCCCCGTGGAGGAAGGGCAGTTCGACAGCATCCCGGATGGCCTCGATCTGGCCGGTCAGACCACCGATCTCCTCATAGCCGATGTCCGGCACCTCTTCGAGGACCAGCTCCTCGACGTCCAGCTTCGGAACCCGCTCGTAGGCGAAATGAACCCGGCGGTCGACCAACAGCGAATCACCGGCCCGCAGCCGTTCGTCACGGAGCTGATCAGCCAGCCGTACGACGCTCTCCTCGTCACCGTGCCCGACGATCAAGGCACGCTCGCCGTCAGCCATCAGTTCCTTGAGGCTGACCACCTCGCCGACCTCGTCGAAGTCCAGCACACCGACCACGTTCAGCGCCTCGTTGAGGATCACCTCACGGCCCGGTTCCAACCTGTCGATGACCTCCGGGCTCACGCTGACCCGCATCTTGCGGCCGGCGGTCCAGATGTCGGCAGTGGCGTCGTCAACGGGACCGAGGAACACTCCGAAGCTCGCCGGTGGTTGGGCCAACCGGTCGACCTCGGCTTTCAACGAGATGATCTGCTCCCGAGCCTCGCGCAGCGTCGTGGCGAGCCGCTCGTTGTTGGCCGAGGCGGCGCGCACATCGGCCCGGGCGTCGGCAAGCCGGCGCTCGAGCATCGCAAGATCATGTGGGTGGGACGAGATCCTGTCCCGCAACCGGTTCAGTTCGTCGTTCAGTTGCCCGATCCGGTTCAGCAAAACATCTTTGTTGTGCTCGGTCTCGTGCCCGCTGAAGTCCTGGTCCGGCCTGTTGCGGCGTTCCGGCGTTTCAGTCATATGGACACCTCCATGCCGAAACAGTACCCGCGGGCGGGGACAGACAAGGCCAGATTCCGAACGACTGAGACGCCTTAATTGTTACGGTTCGGTTCCGTCGGACGCGGTGTCCCGACGGCGCGGACCGGTGTAATCCTCGCCGTAGGCACCAGGCGCGGGTCGTCGCTTTCTGGCCGGCGCGACCACTCCGGGGGCGAGCCGGCGGGCGGTGAGTAGGAAGCCGGTGTGGCCGACCATCTGGTGCGACGGCCGGATCGCCAGGCCCTCGACATGCCAGCCACGGACCATCGATTCGTTCGCCTTGGGCTCGGTGAAGCCGCCGTGCACCCGGAGGGTCTCGGTGATCCGTCCGAGCTGGGTGGTGGTGGCGATGTAACAACAGATCACTCCGCCCGGCACGAGCCGTTCGGCGATCACGTCCACGCATTCCCAGGGTGCCAGCATGTCCAGCACCACCCGGTCCACCTCGGCCGGAGCCCTGGGGTCGGCGTCCTCGCCGGCGCCGAGCGCCACCGCCAGATCGCCGATCCGCAGATCCCAGGCCGGATGTTCGGTGCCCAGGAAGTTGCGCACGTTCTTCGCCGCGATCGCCGCGAAGTCCTCGCGGCGCTCGTACGACGTCAGCCGCCCGGTCGGGCCGATGGCCCGCAACAACGCCAGGCTCAGCGCGCCGGATCCGGCACCTGCCTCAAGCACCCTGGCACCAGGGAAGATGTCAGCTCCGACCACGATCTGCGCGGCGTCCTTGGGATAGACGACCTGGGCGCCGCGCGGCATGCCGGTGGTGAACTCGCCGAGCAGCGGACGCAGTGCCAGGTAAGGTACGCCGCCGGCCGAGGTGACCACGACACCCTCCGGCCCGCCGATCAGGTCGTCGTGGGCGATCGCTCCCTTGGCCGTGTGGAACCGTTGGCCGCTCGACAGCAGGACCGAATGCCGGCGGCCCTTCGGATCGGTCAGCGTCACCCGTTCGCCCACCCGCAGCGGTCCGGTCCGGACGCCGGCATAGACCGCCGGATCAGTCGCCGGATCGGTCGGCGGATCGGTCGGCCGCCGCTCAGCCGTCGGGTCATCCCAGGTGCTCATCGGTCGATCCTGAAGCCCCACAGGCCGAGCTGCCAACCCGGCCCGAATCCGTCGCTCGTCGCCTTGGTCCGCGGTCCGAGGTAGACGTACTCCGAGGACTGCGAAAGCGGCAACACGATCTTCTCCTCGGCCGCGGCGTGTTGCAGTTCGGCCAACGCGCCGGACAGCTGCGGCGAGCCGACACCGGCCTCCCGGGCCTTCTCAAGACCTGAGGCGATCTCGCTCTGCTGCCCCTTCATCGGATCGTCGATCACCGGCTGGAGCCAGGCGACGCCGGTCGGCACCCACGCTTTGCGGTCGACCAGTTGCAGATCGGCTCGCGGGTCGTCCGGGCGCAGCAGAACGCTCATCCCGCCGGTGTCCTCCAGCCTGGTCCGGATCTGGGTGGCCAGGTCCAGGCTGTTGGGTGCGGTCGGGTCGTAGCCGAGGGTGAGCTGGATCCGGTTGTCCCAGGTGATCTTGATGTCGGCCCTGCCGCCCAGCGGGAATGACGCCCGATGGCCGGGGACACCGGCCGGCACCACCGAATCCAGGGTGCGGTCCTCCTGCAGAGCCGCGGCGATCGCGTCCCGTAGCGCGGTGGAGTCACGATGCCGGGAGTCGGGATTCCACAGCAGTTGCTCGACCCGACCCCCGGGGAGGATGAGCTGACCGAAGCCGGCCTTGCTGACCTGGTCCTTCGAGACACTCAGCTGCGCCTGCAACCGCTGCTGCGCGGCCGAACTCAGGCCACGCCAGACGACGTCGGTCTCGTGCTTGCTCATCGCCTCTTCGATGCTGGCCGAATCCGGCATGGTCCGGATCACGACGTTGCCGACCTCCGCGGCGGCGTACCCCTTGTAGTCGAGGAATTTGCCCAGCTCAAGCTCGTCCTTGTCGAATCTGACCACCCGGAACGGCCCCGATCCGACGATCGGTTTGTCCGGACCCTGGATCCGGTCGGGGTTGTAGACCTTGGAATCGACGATGGACGCAGCCGGCGAGGCCAGCGCGCGGGAGAACTGGGTGTCGTACCGGCTCAGTACGAAGCGTACGGTCTGGGCATCCGGTGTCTCGACGCGCCGCAGCGAACCCATCAGCGAGGCCGACGACCCACCTACGTCCAAACGCAGGGCCCGCTGGATGCTGAACTTCACGTCGGCGGAGGTCATCGGATCGCCGTTGCTGAACTTCAGGTCGGGCCGGAGCACGCACTCATAGACCGTCCGGGTCGGATAGCTGCAGTCCTGGGCGGCGTCGGGTTTGAGCCACTGCGGTTGGGTCGGGTCGATCGTCATCAGCCGTTGGAAGACGTTCTGGGTCAGCATCGTCGAGCCGGTGTCGGCAACCGCCGCGGGATCGGCGGTTCTGATCCGGTCGGTGGTCATCACCGTGAACGGACGTTCCGGGCTCGGGCTGGTCGACGGCGTCGGCCCGGGATCGGGCGCAGAACCGCTGCATCCGCTGATCATCGCCAGCACCATGATCACCGGGATGATCCGCAGGGTGATCAGCTTCGCCGAACGCATCGATCGGAGCTTCCTCGGCATCGCCACCGTGGTGATCAACCCACTCTGCGTTGCAGAAGACCCGCGACCGTCGCGGCGTCAAGTTCCTCCAGGGAGGAGACCCGCACCTGGTTGGGCGCATGGGGCACCGGGACGACGTTCTCGATCACCACGACCATCGCGCCGGCATCACCACCGGACCGGGCCCCGGGCGGGCTGTCCTCGAAGACCACACAGTCCTGTGGGCGCACCCCCAGCTTCCGGCAGGCCAACAGGTACGGCTCGGGATCGGGTTTGCCGTTGATCACCTCGTCACCGGCCACCGACGCCGTGAACGAGCCTTCCGGAAGCCGGCCGATGATCACATCGAGCAGCTCGCGATAGGAGGCCGAGACCAGGGCACTGGGAATACCGGCCCGGCGCAGCGACTCGAGCAACTCTCGGGCACCCGGCCGCCACGGGATGGGATTGGTGCGGCAGTAGTCGACGACCTGCTGCAGCAACTGCTCCACGATCCAGGCCGGCGACAGGTCGTCCCGGCCGATCACCTTGGCGATGTAGGCACCGGAGTCGATCAGCGCGTTGCCGACCAGTTGGTGGGCGTGGTGATCGTTCCACTCCCCACCGAGTTTGGGGATCAGTTCGTACTCCGCGGCGATCCAGATCGGTTCGGTGTCGGCCAGCGTGCCGTCGAAGTCCCAGAGGGTGGCGGCGAGTCCGCCGGCGGTCGCGGTGCCGGCGGTCGGCGCGGAGAAACTGGGCTCAGGTACTGGATCGCTCATGGCTGGCCCATTGTCGCAAAGATCGCCCGTCGGACCGGCATCCGACCTTCGGGTGGACCCGGCGCAGCAGTGCGCCCACGCCGGAGACTGGGAAACCCCCGGGAGCTACGCCGGAGCAGTCCTATGCTGGAGGTTCCCTGTGTCCCCACCCTGAACGAGGTATTCGTGGCCGACCGCGCTGACCTTCGCCCCGACGCGACCACCGAACTGACCGCCGCCCTGCAGCAGCGGATCTTGGTTCTGGACGGCGCGATGGGCACCATGGTGCAGCGGCACAAGCTGACCGAACAGGATTACCGGGGTGAGCGGTTCGCCGACTGGCCCCGGGACGTTCAGGGGAACAACGACCTGTTGGTGCTGACCCAGCCCGACATCGTCACCGACATCCACCGGGCCTACCTCGAGGCCGGAGCCGACATCGTCGAGACCGACACCTTCAACGCCCAGCGGATCTCGTTGTCCGACTACGGCATGGAGGAATTGGCCTACGAGATCAATGTCGAGGCCGCCCGACTTGCCCGCACGGCCTGCGATGCCGTCACGGCCACCACCCCGGACCGGCCGCGGTACGTCGCCGGCGCGCTGGGGCCGCTGAACCGGACCGCATCCATCTCCCCCGACGTCAATGATCCCGGCGCCCGGAACATCGACTTCGACACCATTGTCGCCGCCTACCTGGAGCAGTGCCGCGGACTGGTGGACGGCGGAGCCGACATCCTGCAGATCGAAACGATCTTCGACACCCTGAACGCCAAGGCGGCGATCTTCGCCGTCGAGACGCTCTTCGAGGAGTACGGCCGCCGCTGGCCGGTGATCATCTCCGGAACGATCACCGACGCCTCC
This window harbors:
- a CDS encoding PAS domain S-box protein; the encoded protein is MIVDDSDQLRRLVTSRLERSGLFDVVGEGRDGTEAIGLAYQHQPDLVLLDTSMPAMDGLEALPGILEVSPGSRVVMYTGFEEPSLAEVARELGAADFIAKSHPIERIPERLAEVVGVPARPRTPPLAAVTPRTERNEQDQQILADHLGRFRDIFDVAAIGMATLTLNGTVVRANRALASLFLAQPHELVGVDYGRLTSGRGAQFDEALESIKRGEDSFAFEHQVAGYSTPQIARATLAPVHDSEGVPLFAFLQVQDITAQRAAEDRFRRSEERFRLLVSAVQEYAIFMLDTEGRVISWNAGAQRIKGYRAEEIVGKHFRVFYPEQQQRIRHPEDELRIALQRGSYAEEGWRIRKDGGRFWASVVITAVFDDAGKHVGFAKVTRDQTERRLAEEGRERVLEQQLRLLAVTGHELGTPTAVIDATVESVLGDDQLSEKERTRLLTEVRTSTRRLQNLSSDLLTASRIDAGSLTLRPSPTTLASVLHGAADRARIAAPAADVRVSGDLDADLTVDPVRIGQAVDNLIGNALRHGRPPVLVEGRIAPADPDRVIIKVSDSGPGVDQEIRDRLFDRFVAGTRAGGAGLGLYVVQEVSRLHGGEARYEPPAEEHPGGFVLEIPRHAQSESS
- a CDS encoding tRNA (adenine-N1)-methyltransferase, producing the protein MSTWDDPTAERRPTDPPTDPATDPAVYAGVRTGPLRVGERVTLTDPKGRRHSVLLSSGQRFHTAKGAIAHDDLIGGPEGVVVTSAGGVPYLALRPLLGEFTTGMPRGAQVVYPKDAAQIVVGADIFPGARVLEAGAGSGALSLALLRAIGPTGRLTSYERREDFAAIAAKNVRNFLGTEHPAWDLRIGDLAVALGAGEDADPRAPAEVDRVVLDMLAPWECVDVIAERLVPGGVICCYIATTTQLGRITETLRVHGGFTEPKANESMVRGWHVEGLAIRPSHQMVGHTGFLLTARRLAPGVVAPARKRRPAPGAYGEDYTGPRRRDTASDGTEP
- a CDS encoding ABC transporter substrate-binding protein — translated: MRSAKLITLRIIPVIMVLAMISGCSGSAPDPGPTPSTSPSPERPFTVMTTDRIRTADPAAVADTGSTMLTQNVFQRLMTIDPTQPQWLKPDAAQDCSYPTRTVYECVLRPDLKFSNGDPMTSADVKFSIQRALRLDVGGSSASLMGSLRRVETPDAQTVRFVLSRYDTQFSRALASPAASIVDSKVYNPDRIQGPDKPIVGSGPFRVVRFDKDELELGKFLDYKGYAAAEVGNVVIRTMPDSASIEEAMSKHETDVVWRGLSSAAQQRLQAQLSVSKDQVSKAGFGQLILPGGRVEQLLWNPDSRHRDSTALRDAIAAALQEDRTLDSVVPAGVPGHRASFPLGGRADIKITWDNRIQLTLGYDPTAPNSLDLATQIRTRLEDTGGMSVLLRPDDPRADLQLVDRKAWVPTGVAWLQPVIDDPMKGQQSEIASGLEKAREAGVGSPQLSGALAELQHAAAEEKIVLPLSQSSEYVYLGPRTKATSDGFGPGWQLGLWGFRIDR
- the arc gene encoding proteasome ATPase → MLERRLADARADVRAASANNERLATTLREAREQIISLKAEVDRLAQPPASFGVFLGPVDDATADIWTAGRKMRVSVSPEVIDRLEPGREVILNEALNVVGVLDFDEVGEVVSLKELMADGERALIVGHGDEESVVRLADQLRDERLRAGDSLLVDRRVHFAYERVPKLDVEELVLEEVPDIGYEEIGGLTGQIEAIRDAVELPFLHGDLFAEHYLKAPKGILLYGPPGCGKTMIAKAVANSLAKKVTERTGREGRSFFLNIKGPELLNKYVGETERHIRLVFQRAREKATDGMPVIVFFDEMDSLFRTRGTGVSSDVENTIVPQLLSEIDGVEGLENVIIIGASNREDMIDPAILRPGRLDVKIKIERPDAEAARDIFSKYLTAVLPLHEEDLREFGGDRQRTVEAMIERTVARMYDDSEENQFLEVTYAGGDKEILYFKDFNSGAMIQNIVDRAKKMAIKEFLDTGSKGLRIGHLMQAIVDEFAENEDLPNTTNPDDWAKISGKKGERIVFIRTLISSNKGTQPGRSIDTVSNTGQYL
- a CDS encoding HAD family phosphatase, which produces MSDPVPEPSFSAPTAGTATAGGLAATLWDFDGTLADTEPIWIAAEYELIPKLGGEWNDHHAHQLVGNALIDSGAYIAKVIGRDDLSPAWIVEQLLQQVVDYCRTNPIPWRPGARELLESLRRAGIPSALVSASYRELLDVIIGRLPEGSFTASVAGDEVINGKPDPEPYLLACRKLGVRPQDCVVFEDSPPGARSGGDAGAMVVVIENVVPVPHAPNQVRVSSLEELDAATVAGLLQRRVG